One window of Flavobacteriales bacterium genomic DNA carries:
- a CDS encoding T9SS type A sorting domain-containing protein, with protein sequence MKQPCSIFLLVLSCGTFLGAQAQVISLRDASGALVNGTVITVNEPLSGDSEQTPGVGLSAENTSGSDLTINVRRYEQSVPAGTANYFCWYECYDAVPAGLRPVWTALDPIYMTNGQTVNGFHGYYKPNGIVGEATFRYVWFDLANPNDSTWVDLVFNMTEPAGIAEEASAVRAFMVFPNPSTGGDITINYDLTTTAAGTQLEMYNVLGERKLVQPISAAQGKMTLREGDLSSGVWFAVLKRNGKALATKRVVVAR encoded by the coding sequence ATGAAGCAACCCTGCTCAATTTTTCTGCTCGTACTCTCCTGCGGCACCTTCCTTGGTGCACAGGCACAAGTGATCTCCCTCAGGGATGCCTCGGGTGCCTTGGTGAACGGGACGGTGATCACCGTCAATGAACCTCTTTCGGGTGACTCAGAGCAAACACCGGGAGTTGGGCTTTCAGCGGAGAATACCTCCGGCAGCGATCTTACGATCAACGTGAGGCGGTATGAGCAGTCGGTCCCCGCTGGAACGGCCAATTATTTCTGCTGGTACGAGTGCTACGATGCAGTACCCGCAGGTCTAAGGCCGGTATGGACCGCATTGGACCCCATCTACATGACAAATGGGCAAACCGTGAACGGCTTCCATGGCTATTACAAACCGAATGGAATCGTTGGAGAAGCCACCTTCCGCTATGTTTGGTTTGACTTGGCCAACCCCAACGACAGCACATGGGTGGACCTCGTCTTCAATATGACCGAACCCGCCGGCATCGCGGAAGAGGCATCAGCCGTGCGTGCCTTTATGGTATTCCCCAATCCTTCCACGGGCGGTGACATCACGATCAACTATGACCTGACTACTACTGCCGCAGGCACGCAATTAGAGATGTACAATGTGCTGGGCGAACGCAAACTGGTCCAGCCCATCAGTGCCGCACAAGGCAAAATGACGCTGCGCGAGGGTGACCTCTCCAGCGGTGTTTGGTTCGCCGTATTGAAGCGTAATGGAAAGGCGCTTGCGACGAAGCGTGTGGTGGTAGCGCGGTGA